One part of the Marinobacter sp. MDS2 genome encodes these proteins:
- the phnE gene encoding phosphonate ABC transporter, permease protein PhnE: MTSGRTASDATSGRVWKKPPFIANPWIRYGLGVIILAYLYWAFSTLPFDWQRIAEGLPRAGKIFGGAVPPSFERAELLWTGFKESFQIAFLATMLGVLLSVPIAVMAARNVSPLPVYLLGRTLIIVSRSFHPVIVAILFVAAVGFGPMAGILTLTLYSIGFVAKLLAEEIEEIDWGQVEAMRSVGAGYMKILVYGVFPQIMPRQIGLSMYQLDSNLRASAVVGIVGAGGIGGTLMNAFGRYDYDFAFAILLMIIAIILVSEGLSGWVRKKVW, translated from the coding sequence ATGACATCCGGCCGAACTGCATCCGATGCAACGTCGGGCAGAGTCTGGAAAAAGCCCCCTTTTATAGCCAATCCCTGGATTCGCTATGGATTGGGTGTGATCATCCTGGCCTACTTGTACTGGGCGTTCTCCACTCTGCCGTTTGACTGGCAACGCATCGCCGAAGGCCTGCCCCGTGCTGGCAAAATTTTTGGCGGCGCCGTCCCGCCCAGCTTTGAGCGGGCCGAATTGCTTTGGACAGGCTTTAAAGAGAGCTTCCAGATCGCCTTCCTGGCTACCATGCTCGGGGTTCTGCTGTCAGTCCCCATTGCGGTGATGGCCGCGCGCAACGTTTCACCGTTGCCGGTTTACCTGTTAGGCCGCACGTTAATCATCGTTTCCCGCAGCTTTCATCCGGTGATTGTCGCCATTCTGTTTGTTGCAGCGGTGGGCTTTGGCCCCATGGCAGGCATTCTTACTCTGACCCTGTATTCCATCGGCTTTGTGGCCAAGCTACTGGCGGAAGAGATTGAAGAAATCGACTGGGGCCAGGTAGAAGCCATGCGTTCCGTGGGCGCGGGTTACATGAAGATTCTGGTGTATGGGGTTTTCCCGCAGATTATGCCACGCCAGATCGGCCTTTCTATGTACCAGCTCGACAGTAACCTTCGCGCTTCTGCCGTGGTTGGCATTGTCGGTGCCGGTGGTATCGGTGGCACCTTGATGAACGCGTTCGGACGTTACGATTACGATTTCGCTTTTGCCATTCTGCTGATGATCATTGCAATCATTCTGGTCAGTGAAGGCTTAAGCGGATGGGTGAGGAAAAAAGTATGGTAG
- a CDS encoding DeoR/GlpR family DNA-binding transcription regulator, with amino-acid sequence MSAKERQRCILEWVHEQEHVEVEDIARRFGVTTQTIRRDINKMCEQGLLRRRYGGVSLPAKPAPALAPLPEEPVANVRAKQLIAHRIATDIPEGATVSLGVGSTIELIAQALIGHKALRILTNNFRVAAALSGNPGIEVIVSGGIYRHAHHDVVGPEVTNFFSSFTTDFGIVSTGSMDLVNGLMDHEIREAEVSRAIIANTQTRLLAADHSKWTHDSHCKVASFNYVDRFYTDKILKKHRVGLPSSLNIIECSLENNCKKTLQRL; translated from the coding sequence ATGAGCGCCAAAGAACGTCAGCGTTGCATCCTTGAATGGGTGCATGAACAGGAGCATGTCGAAGTTGAAGACATCGCCCGGCGTTTTGGCGTGACCACGCAAACCATCCGCCGCGACATTAACAAAATGTGCGAGCAAGGCTTATTACGGCGCCGCTACGGTGGCGTCAGCCTACCGGCCAAGCCTGCGCCTGCTCTGGCGCCTCTCCCTGAAGAACCGGTTGCCAACGTTCGGGCCAAACAGCTTATCGCCCATCGTATTGCCACCGACATACCGGAAGGTGCCACGGTAAGCCTGGGCGTGGGCAGCACGATAGAACTGATCGCCCAGGCGCTGATCGGGCACAAGGCACTGCGCATATTAACCAACAACTTCCGTGTGGCGGCCGCGCTTTCGGGGAACCCCGGCATTGAAGTGATTGTATCGGGGGGGATATACCGCCACGCCCATCACGATGTGGTAGGACCGGAAGTGACAAACTTCTTCAGCTCTTTCACCACCGACTTCGGCATTGTCAGTACCGGCAGCATGGATCTGGTCAATGGCCTGATGGATCACGAAATTCGCGAAGCGGAAGTCAGCCGGGCCATCATTGCCAACACCCAAACCCGCCTACTCGCGGCCGATCATAGCAAATGGACCCACGACTCCCACTGCAAAGTGGCCTCGTTCAACTACGTTGACCGCTTCTACACCGATAAAATCCTCAAAAAGCACCGTGTCGGCCTACCGAGCTCACTCAACATCATCGAATGCAGTTTAGAAAATAATTGTAAAAAAACTTTGCAACGCCTCTGA
- a CDS encoding HAD-IIB family hydrolase yields the protein MKDLIDFGTADILFTDVDDTLTTGGRLLPETYLALCRLAESGISIIPVTGGCAGWCDQIIRTWPVKAVIGEGGAFYGERTAPQTIAWHFWENEAKHRRDQQTILDAVGALELDFEPKLATDQRFRFVDVAVDYNQQESLTPEQVRAIHDPLVAQGFSVRQSSIHINIWIGEFDKSTMSLRVGQELLGLDTEALQKRAVFIGDAPNDESMFRNFPMSVGVANIRKHLPVMRHQPAAIASQPSGLGFAEMAEIWLQHHN from the coding sequence ATGAAAGACCTAATCGATTTTGGCACTGCCGACATTCTGTTCACCGATGTGGACGACACACTCACCACCGGTGGCCGGCTCTTGCCAGAAACCTATCTTGCGCTCTGCCGTTTGGCCGAATCCGGCATTAGCATCATCCCGGTAACCGGTGGCTGTGCAGGCTGGTGCGACCAGATCATCCGCACCTGGCCCGTTAAAGCGGTGATTGGCGAAGGCGGCGCTTTCTATGGTGAGCGCACAGCTCCGCAGACGATTGCCTGGCACTTCTGGGAAAACGAAGCCAAACACCGCCGTGACCAGCAAACCATTCTGGACGCCGTTGGCGCGCTGGAACTGGACTTCGAACCCAAGCTGGCAACCGACCAACGCTTCCGCTTCGTGGATGTGGCGGTGGATTACAACCAGCAGGAATCGCTCACACCGGAACAGGTGAGAGCCATTCACGACCCGCTGGTTGCGCAGGGTTTCAGCGTTCGCCAAAGCTCTATCCACATCAACATCTGGATTGGCGAGTTCGATAAATCCACCATGTCCCTTCGGGTGGGGCAAGAATTATTGGGGTTGGACACCGAGGCTTTGCAGAAACGCGCTGTCTTCATCGGCGATGCGCCGAACGACGAAAGCATGTTCCGAAACTTTCCAATGAGTGTCGGGGTCGCTAATATCCGCAAGCATTTACCCGTGATGAGGCACCAACCAGCCGCCATTGCCAGCCAGCCATCCGGACTGGGCTTTGCTGAAATGGCAGAGATATGGCTGCAACATCACAACTGA
- a CDS encoding glutathione S-transferase family protein, producing the protein MITVHHLNNSRSQRILWMLEELGVPYEIKRYERDAKTMLAPESLKKVHPLGKSPVITDGDLVVAESGAIIEYLAHTYGKDTMLPEAGGQAWLDYTYWLHYAEGSLMPPLVMRLVFEKVKTSPMPFFIKPVAKGISDKTNEIFIGPMIKTHLDFVEAHLAKNTWFLGDNLSAADIQMSFPLEASVARGIVGKNRPNITAWVERVHARSAYQTALEKGGEYDFA; encoded by the coding sequence ATGATTACCGTCCATCACCTGAACAACTCTCGCTCACAGCGCATTCTCTGGATGCTGGAAGAGTTGGGCGTGCCGTACGAGATTAAACGTTACGAGCGCGATGCCAAAACCATGCTGGCGCCGGAAAGCCTTAAGAAAGTGCATCCGCTGGGCAAATCGCCAGTGATTACCGACGGTGATCTGGTGGTGGCGGAATCGGGCGCGATTATCGAATACCTCGCCCACACCTACGGCAAAGACACCATGCTGCCAGAAGCCGGTGGCCAGGCCTGGCTGGATTACACCTACTGGCTGCATTACGCCGAAGGCTCCCTGATGCCACCACTGGTGATGCGCCTGGTGTTCGAGAAAGTAAAAACCAGCCCGATGCCCTTCTTTATCAAGCCTGTGGCGAAAGGCATCTCAGACAAAACCAATGAAATCTTCATTGGTCCGATGATCAAAACCCACCTGGATTTTGTCGAAGCCCATCTAGCGAAGAACACATGGTTCCTGGGGGATAACCTCAGCGCGGCGGATATTCAGATGAGTTTCCCGCTGGAAGCCTCGGTTGCTCGCGGCATCGTTGGCAAGAACCGGCCCAATATTACCGCTTGGGTAGAACGCGTGCACGCCCGGTCGGCTTACCAAACTGCGCTGGAAAAAGGCGGAGAGTATGACTTCGCCTAG
- a CDS encoding cold-shock protein — MSTVTGTVKFFNEAKGFGFITRESGPDVFVHYSAIQGGGFKTLAEGQQVEFTVTDGQKGPQAENVVAL; from the coding sequence ATGTCTACAGTTACCGGCACCGTTAAGTTCTTCAACGAAGCAAAAGGTTTTGGCTTTATCACTCGTGAAAGCGGCCCAGACGTTTTTGTTCACTACAGCGCTATTCAAGGCGGCGGATTCAAGACTCTGGCTGAAGGCCAGCAAGTAGAATTCACCGTAACTGACGGCCAGAAAGGCCCTCAGGCAGAGAACGTTGTTGCCCTGTAA
- the phnD gene encoding phosphate/phosphite/phosphonate ABC transporter substrate-binding protein, with protein MNFQKKKLPGVLPTAALAASVLMTGFSGQALADCERGALDTLYCDENGDMVADLPKDKSQWNDPDTLIFAYTPVEDPAIYSDIWQPFIDHLSEVTGRDVRFFAVQSNSAQVEAMRSGRLHIAGFSTGPTPFAVNLAGAVPFALMGSDSGQFGYSLQVYTHSDSDIHEITDLKGKRVAHTSPTSNSGNQAPRALFPELGVVPGEDYEITFSGSHDQSMLGVVAKDYDAAPVASEVVERMAARGLYDTEDVRLVWESDRFPTTSYNHAHNLHPDLVEKIREAFYTFKFSGTELGEEFEGVETFIPINYKDNWKVIRTIQASNGVQYTRENLK; from the coding sequence ATGAATTTCCAGAAGAAAAAACTTCCCGGGGTACTGCCCACTGCTGCCTTGGCGGCATCCGTTTTGATGACAGGCTTTAGCGGTCAGGCATTGGCAGACTGCGAAAGGGGCGCATTGGATACGCTGTATTGCGACGAAAACGGCGACATGGTTGCCGACCTGCCCAAAGACAAGTCGCAGTGGAACGATCCCGACACATTGATTTTTGCTTACACTCCGGTTGAAGACCCCGCTATCTACTCGGACATCTGGCAGCCGTTCATCGATCACCTGTCGGAAGTAACCGGCCGTGATGTTCGTTTCTTTGCCGTTCAGTCTAACTCCGCTCAGGTAGAAGCCATGCGCAGTGGCCGTCTGCATATTGCGGGCTTCTCCACAGGCCCGACGCCGTTTGCGGTTAACCTGGCCGGCGCCGTTCCTTTTGCGCTGATGGGCTCTGATTCAGGCCAGTTCGGTTATTCCCTGCAGGTTTATACCCACAGCGATTCCGACATTCATGAAATCACAGATCTGAAAGGCAAGCGTGTTGCCCACACCTCGCCAACCTCTAACTCCGGCAACCAGGCGCCACGCGCTCTGTTCCCGGAATTGGGCGTAGTGCCAGGTGAAGACTATGAAATCACCTTCTCCGGCAGCCATGACCAATCCATGCTGGGCGTTGTTGCCAAAGACTATGACGCTGCTCCGGTCGCGTCTGAAGTGGTAGAGCGCATGGCCGCTCGTGGCCTTTACGACACCGAAGACGTGCGCCTGGTTTGGGAATCCGACCGTTTCCCGACCACGTCATACAACCATGCGCACAACCTGCACCCGGATTTGGTTGAGAAGATCCGTGAAGCCTTTTACACCTTCAAGTTCTCCGGCACTGAGCTGGGTGAAGAATTCGAAGGCGTAGAAACCTTCATCCCCATCAACTACAAAGACAACTGGAAGGTCATTCGTACCATTCAAGCCTCTAACGGCGTCCAGTACACCCGCGAAAACCTCAAATAA
- a CDS encoding adenosine deaminase — protein sequence MNEDWLKALPKAELHLHLEGALEPELMFTLARRNGIELPWSDVDALRQAYSFNNLQEFLDLYYQGANVLRTEQDFYDLTWAYLQKCHEQGVVHVEPFYDPQTHTERGIPFEVAIHGISGALRDGREQLGISSGLILSFLRHLSEDDAFRTLEQAMPFRDQFFAVGLDSSEQGNPPSKFERVFAKARAEGLLAVAHAGEEGPPEYIWQALDLLKVSRIDHGVRAAEDPRLLDRLADEQIPLTVCPLSNTKLRVFPDMSEHNILELLERGLKVTVNSDDPSYFGGYVLENFVALRDALGMTEEQARKLAQNSMDARLAF from the coding sequence ATGAACGAAGACTGGCTAAAAGCATTGCCCAAAGCGGAGCTGCACCTGCATCTGGAAGGTGCTCTTGAGCCCGAACTGATGTTTACACTGGCCCGGCGTAATGGCATTGAGTTGCCGTGGAGCGATGTTGACGCGCTGCGCCAAGCTTATTCCTTCAATAATCTGCAAGAGTTCCTTGATCTGTATTATCAGGGCGCCAACGTGCTGCGCACGGAGCAGGATTTCTACGACCTCACTTGGGCTTACCTGCAAAAATGTCACGAACAGGGTGTCGTGCATGTTGAGCCGTTCTACGATCCTCAAACCCATACCGAGCGTGGCATTCCCTTTGAGGTGGCGATTCATGGTATCAGCGGCGCCTTGCGCGATGGGCGTGAACAATTGGGTATTTCCAGTGGGCTGATCCTCAGTTTCTTGCGACACCTGTCAGAAGACGACGCTTTCCGAACCCTTGAGCAGGCGATGCCGTTTCGTGATCAGTTCTTTGCGGTGGGGTTGGACAGCTCCGAACAGGGGAATCCACCCAGCAAGTTTGAGCGGGTGTTTGCCAAGGCACGGGCCGAAGGCTTGCTGGCGGTTGCTCACGCGGGTGAAGAAGGGCCACCCGAATACATCTGGCAGGCGCTGGATCTGCTGAAAGTGAGCCGTATAGATCACGGTGTGCGTGCCGCAGAAGATCCGAGATTGCTCGATAGGCTGGCGGATGAGCAAATTCCGCTAACCGTGTGCCCTCTATCGAACACCAAGCTGCGAGTGTTCCCGGACATGAGCGAACACAACATTCTGGAGTTGTTGGAGCGCGGCTTGAAAGTCACCGTGAACTCGGATGACCCATCCTATTTTGGTGGCTATGTGCTGGAGAATTTTGTGGCGCTGCGAGACGCCTTGGGGATGACCGAAGAGCAGGCCCGCAAGTTGGCGCAAAACAGCATGGATGCGCGGTTGGCCTTCTAA
- a CDS encoding nucleoside deaminase, with amino-acid sequence MSNQVDINYLDRCVELAAEALESGNPPFGSVLVDANDNVLYEGHNLTAGGDSTQHPEFAIARWAATNMTPEERAESTVYTSGEHCPMCAAAHGWVGLGRIVYASSSEQLSAWLNEMDLPQPPVATLPINSVVPNVTVEGPFPEQAEAIQLLQRQYHAGR; translated from the coding sequence ATGAGTAATCAAGTTGACATCAATTATCTGGACCGATGCGTTGAACTGGCTGCAGAAGCGCTAGAGTCCGGCAACCCGCCATTCGGGTCGGTGCTGGTAGATGCAAACGACAATGTATTGTACGAAGGCCACAACCTCACCGCCGGCGGTGATAGTACGCAGCATCCCGAGTTTGCCATTGCGCGCTGGGCCGCTACCAACATGACACCTGAAGAGCGTGCCGAATCCACCGTATATACCTCTGGCGAGCATTGCCCCATGTGTGCCGCTGCTCACGGCTGGGTAGGCCTCGGTCGCATCGTTTACGCCAGTTCTTCAGAGCAGCTAAGCGCCTGGTTGAACGAGATGGACCTGCCTCAGCCACCGGTAGCAACACTGCCCATTAATAGCGTAGTGCCAAACGTTACGGTTGAAGGCCCGTTTCCGGAACAGGCTGAAGCGATTCAACTGTTGCAGCGACAGTATCATGCAGGCCGTTGA
- the phnC gene encoding phosphonate ABC transporter ATP-binding protein — MLEITNLVKRYGQNEPVLKGLNLTVEGSSVVSIVGASGAGKSTLLRCINRLVEPTSGSIKLNGHELVNLRGSELRHSRRRIGMVFQGFNLIDRLTVMENVLSGRLGYVSFFQALTRRFPQSDIDRAFSLMERVGIAHYADKRADQLSGGERQRVAVVRALMQEPEILLADEPTASLDPKTSQQIMSLLQSLANEMSLPVLINIHNVTQARMYTDRIVGMRHGQMIFDGEPKDFNQDALDAIYGGIESPEEDAGEPASPTEEASA; from the coding sequence ATGCTAGAGATTACCAACCTCGTAAAACGTTACGGGCAAAACGAACCTGTGCTTAAAGGCCTGAATTTAACGGTCGAGGGGAGCAGTGTTGTTTCCATCGTCGGCGCCTCCGGTGCCGGTAAAAGCACCCTGCTGCGTTGCATCAACCGGTTGGTCGAGCCAACCTCGGGGTCAATCAAGCTGAACGGCCACGAGTTGGTCAATCTGCGTGGCAGCGAACTGCGCCATTCCCGCCGACGCATCGGCATGGTGTTTCAGGGGTTTAACCTGATTGATCGCTTAACCGTCATGGAAAACGTGCTCTCTGGGCGTTTGGGTTACGTGTCTTTCTTTCAGGCGTTGACTCGCCGCTTCCCGCAATCGGATATCGACCGCGCGTTCAGTCTGATGGAACGTGTTGGGATCGCCCATTACGCCGATAAACGTGCAGATCAGCTTTCTGGTGGTGAGCGCCAGCGTGTGGCTGTGGTTCGAGCCCTGATGCAAGAACCTGAAATTCTTCTGGCCGACGAGCCCACCGCCTCGCTGGATCCGAAAACCTCGCAACAAATCATGAGCCTGCTGCAAAGCCTGGCCAATGAAATGTCGCTGCCTGTTCTGATCAACATTCACAACGTCACTCAGGCTCGCATGTACACCGACCGCATTGTCGGTATGCGTCACGGCCAAATGATTTTTGACGGTGAACCTAAAGACTTCAATCAGGATGCGCTGGACGCCATCTACGGCGGCATTGAATCCCCGGAAGAAGATGCCGGTGAACCCGCATCCCCAACCGAGGAGGCTTCCGCATGA
- the mtgA gene encoding monofunctional biosynthetic peptidoglycan transglycosylase translates to MIKKTKNSYVQRILRFFLWCAAGAVALVLAVILLFRFVNPPTSAFMLGYQLSDEKPALQHEWVPLSDVSEWMALAVMASEDQRFLEHHGVDFQAVHKAVSEYQAGEGLRGASTITQQTAKNLFLWNGRSFVRKTIEAGLALTIDALWPKRRILEVYLNIAEFGRGVYGVQAASRAYYGIPAGVLSARQAAQLAAVLPNPKVLSVSAPSPYVQERVAWIQRQMGQLSRWGYLDAL, encoded by the coding sequence ATGATAAAGAAGACCAAAAATTCCTATGTGCAAAGAATACTGCGGTTCTTTCTTTGGTGCGCCGCAGGTGCGGTCGCATTGGTTCTAGCAGTGATTTTATTGTTTCGGTTTGTAAACCCGCCTACGTCCGCGTTTATGTTGGGTTACCAGCTGAGTGATGAGAAGCCTGCGCTGCAGCACGAATGGGTGCCTCTGTCTGACGTTTCCGAGTGGATGGCGCTGGCGGTGATGGCCAGTGAAGATCAACGCTTTTTAGAACACCATGGAGTCGATTTTCAGGCTGTGCATAAAGCTGTTTCGGAATATCAGGCCGGTGAGGGGCTGCGGGGTGCCAGTACCATTACTCAGCAAACGGCCAAGAACCTGTTTTTATGGAATGGCCGGAGCTTCGTACGAAAGACCATTGAAGCCGGGCTGGCGCTGACGATTGATGCACTTTGGCCAAAGCGGCGCATTCTTGAGGTGTACCTGAACATCGCCGAATTCGGCAGGGGGGTATACGGCGTTCAGGCGGCCAGCCGAGCCTATTACGGTATTCCGGCAGGGGTGTTGTCAGCTCGACAGGCTGCGCAGCTGGCGGCCGTGTTGCCCAACCCCAAGGTTTTGAGCGTGAGTGCTCCCTCGCCTTATGTGCAAGAGCGCGTAGCGTGGATACAGAGGCAGATGGGGCAGTTGTCGCGGTGGGGTTATCTGGATGCGCTTTAA
- a CDS encoding YeiH family protein — translation MFRGLGVCALLTTAGYGLAALPPVQKTGLGPLVFTLILGLVAGNLRVGKQLEGTAAGLGFASRWLLRTGIVLFGFSLTVQQLVGLGPMILVLDTLVVLTITTAGYWVGTRWLKLDRDTAILTSAGSAICGAAAVLAAEGAIRARPAATSMAVATVVLFGTLAMFIYPMMFPLLGWDEGLYGIYIGSTIHEVAQVVAAGNAVGEQAMANAVIVKLVRVMLLVPFLLIIGQIWTRKRNKTDNAAATTSKITIPWFAFGFVAVVVLNSLLHLPQTAQSTLVLAGQIAMTMAMAALGFQTRIEALRQLGMKPFVLASLLFVALLVGGAVVTPALIG, via the coding sequence ATGTTTAGGGGATTAGGCGTGTGCGCATTGCTTACCACCGCAGGCTACGGCCTTGCAGCGCTGCCTCCTGTTCAGAAAACCGGCCTCGGGCCACTGGTGTTTACGTTAATACTCGGCCTCGTGGCCGGAAACCTCCGCGTTGGAAAACAGCTGGAAGGCACCGCAGCCGGGCTTGGCTTTGCGTCGCGCTGGCTGTTAAGGACAGGCATCGTACTCTTCGGGTTTTCTCTCACGGTGCAGCAGTTGGTGGGATTGGGGCCGATGATTCTGGTGCTGGACACCCTGGTTGTTCTCACGATTACCACGGCAGGCTATTGGGTGGGCACTCGGTGGCTGAAGCTGGATCGCGACACCGCCATTCTTACCAGCGCCGGTAGCGCTATCTGCGGTGCGGCTGCCGTACTGGCCGCCGAAGGCGCCATTCGAGCAAGACCCGCAGCAACCTCTATGGCGGTTGCCACAGTCGTATTGTTCGGCACCCTCGCCATGTTCATCTATCCGATGATGTTTCCGCTTTTGGGTTGGGATGAAGGGCTCTACGGCATCTACATTGGGTCCACCATCCACGAAGTGGCGCAAGTGGTGGCCGCGGGCAATGCGGTTGGTGAGCAGGCGATGGCCAATGCGGTCATCGTAAAACTGGTTCGGGTGATGCTTCTGGTTCCGTTTCTGCTGATCATCGGCCAGATCTGGACCCGCAAGCGGAATAAAACCGATAATGCGGCCGCGACAACAAGCAAGATCACCATTCCCTGGTTCGCGTTTGGCTTTGTTGCTGTAGTCGTCTTAAACAGCCTGCTGCACCTGCCACAAACAGCCCAAAGTACGCTCGTGCTTGCCGGCCAAATCGCCATGACCATGGCGATGGCCGCTCTCGGGTTTCAAACGCGGATCGAAGCTCTTCGGCAGCTGGGCATGAAGCCGTTTGTTCTGGCGAGTTTGCTCTTCGTGGCGCTGCTTGTCGGCGGCGCAGTGGTGACGCCTGCACTCATCGGTTAA
- a CDS encoding DUF938 domain-containing protein, with protein sequence MSAHFPYSQACENNKAPILEKLQEIFLASGKVLEVGTGTGQHAVHFATAMPHLQWQPTDHPQAADTCRPRLAHAALPNILPVLELDVATPPWPVESFTWAFSANTAHIMAWKEVDHMFRNIGERLPKEGAFCLYGPFNRQGRYTSASNAQFDQHLKANAAHMGIRDLEDISKLAENVGLTLSENHSMPANNQLLVFRTKRSTL encoded by the coding sequence ATGTCCGCCCACTTTCCTTATTCTCAAGCTTGCGAGAACAACAAAGCACCGATTCTCGAAAAGCTTCAAGAAATCTTTCTTGCGTCAGGTAAGGTGCTGGAAGTGGGCACAGGTACCGGCCAACACGCCGTGCATTTCGCCACTGCCATGCCTCATCTTCAGTGGCAACCGACCGACCATCCACAGGCGGCGGATACGTGTCGCCCTCGGTTGGCACACGCTGCGTTACCCAATATCCTACCGGTGCTCGAACTGGACGTGGCCACTCCCCCTTGGCCCGTCGAATCCTTCACCTGGGCATTCTCGGCAAACACAGCCCACATTATGGCTTGGAAAGAGGTCGATCACATGTTCCGCAACATAGGCGAGCGCCTGCCCAAGGAAGGTGCCTTTTGTCTGTATGGCCCATTCAACCGTCAGGGCCGCTATACCAGTGCAAGTAATGCGCAATTTGATCAGCACTTGAAGGCCAATGCGGCCCACATGGGCATCCGGGATTTGGAAGATATCAGTAAACTGGCGGAAAATGTGGGGTTAACCCTGTCAGAAAATCATTCGATGCCTGCAAATAACCAACTGCTGGTGTTCAGGACAAAAAGGAGCACGTTATGA
- the phnE gene encoding phosphonate ABC transporter, permease protein PhnE: MVDHAAKLTDRVWSRYNRKEQLTRYVVYLVTLIAVVWAVSDINIFWPWVWDAPNQIQSLAGRMWPPEFSKWGAIFSAMLETVHIATLSTMLTILIALPVSYIAAQNTTPNKVTLWIGRFILVSSRSVNTIIWALLFVAIFGPGVLAGILAVMFRSVGFIGKLMGEAIEEIDRRPVEAMEATGASKMKVMLYAIVPQVMPAFFAIIILRWDINIRESTVLGLVGAGGIGVLLQGSIDMFAWQTVATILLAIVVLVILGEALTSVLRKKVI, encoded by the coding sequence ATGGTAGATCACGCAGCTAAACTGACCGACCGAGTGTGGTCGCGTTACAACCGTAAAGAACAGCTTACGCGCTATGTGGTCTACCTGGTCACCCTGATCGCCGTTGTCTGGGCGGTAAGCGACATCAACATCTTCTGGCCTTGGGTGTGGGATGCACCCAACCAGATCCAAAGCCTCGCGGGGCGCATGTGGCCGCCGGAGTTCAGCAAATGGGGGGCGATTTTCTCCGCGATGCTGGAAACCGTCCACATCGCCACCTTGTCTACCATGCTGACTATCTTAATCGCCTTGCCGGTGTCTTACATTGCCGCGCAAAACACCACACCGAACAAGGTTACCCTGTGGATTGGCCGGTTTATTCTGGTATCAAGCCGCTCGGTGAACACCATCATTTGGGCGTTGTTGTTCGTGGCCATTTTCGGCCCCGGTGTACTGGCCGGTATTCTGGCGGTGATGTTCCGCTCTGTAGGCTTCATCGGCAAGCTAATGGGCGAAGCCATTGAAGAAATCGATCGGCGCCCGGTTGAAGCCATGGAGGCGACCGGTGCCAGCAAGATGAAAGTGATGCTGTACGCGATTGTGCCCCAGGTGATGCCGGCCTTCTTCGCCATCATCATTCTGCGCTGGGACATCAACATCCGTGAATCCACGGTGTTGGGTTTGGTGGGCGCCGGTGGCATCGGGGTACTGCTGCAAGGCTCCATCGACATGTTCGCCTGGCAAACCGTTGCAACCATCCTGCTTGCCATTGTTGTATTGGTCATTTTAGGCGAGGCGCTGACCAGCGTCCTGCGCAAGAAAGTGATCTGA